The genomic segment AAATATTTTTGAACATTCCGGATAATGAAGTCGCGGACAGCATCCACGGAAGTCATCTCTTTTGCATTGACGATGTCTAATCGTAAGTTGAATTGTTTAAATATCGCATCTTCAAGAGGCTTGAGATCCCAATCCTGGGGATGGCTTTTTTCACCGATAAATTCATTTAATAAATCGCCGGTTATTTCTTCAACCATCTCTTCAACATCTGACCATAAGTTATCGCCACGTAACACTTTTTTACGCTGTTCATAGATGACTTTTCTCTGGTTATTCATCACGTCATCATAGTCGAGCAGATGTTTACGAATATCGAAGTTCTGGCCCTCCACCCTTTTCTGAGCGTTTTCAATCGCTTTGGAGATGTATTTATGTTCAATAGGCTGTCCTTCTTCAAGACCGACCGTATCCATCACCGAGGATATTCTTTCAGCTCCGAAGACCCGCAGCAAATCGTCTTCCAGGGAAAGATAGAAACGCGAAGAGCCGTTATCCCCCTGACGGCCTGCTCTCCCTCTCAGCTGGTTGTCAATCCGGCGGCTTTCGTGCCTTTCTGTTCCCAGAATATGCAGCCCGCCCAGTTCGGCGACATTTTCACCAAGCTTGATATCCGTGCCGCGGCCGGCCATGTTTGTAGAAATTGTAACCTGTCCCGGCTGCCCAGCCTGGGCAACGATTTCCGCTTCTCTTTCATGATTCTTAGCATTCAGCACATGATGCTTCACTCCAGCGCGGGTAAGATGCTTACCCAGAAGCTCAGACTTCTCAATGGAAATGGTGCCAATCAGCACGGGTCGTTTGGCTTTGTGCAATGCCTTCACTTCTTCAATGACGGCTGCGATTTTTTCCTGTTCCGTTTTATAAATTAAGTCATTATGATCCTGGCGGATCATCGGCATGTTGGTCGGCATAACCAGAACGTCCAGATTATAAATTTTCTTGAATTCAGCGGCTTCCGTATCGGCCGTACCGGTCATTCCCGCCAGTTTTTTATACATCCTGAAATAATTCTGGAATGTAATGGACGCCATGGTCTGATTTTCTTTTTCAATCTTAACCTTTTCTTTTGCTTCCAGCGCCTGATGCAGGCCGTCACTGTATCGCCTGCCCGGCATGACTCGTCCGGTAAACTCATCGACGATAATCACTTCACCATCTTTGACCAGATAATCCACGTCGCGTCTGAATAATGTGTGAGCCCGCAGAGCCTGATTTACATGATGCACAATTTCAATATTGCGCGGCTCGTACAAATTCTGAACATTTAAATATTTTTCAACGTTAGACACGCCTTCTTCAGTTAAAACAACTGTTTTGCTCTTCTCTTCAATCGTATAATCCACATCTTTCTTTAAGCGCGGAATGATCTGATTGATCTTATAATATTTTTCCGTCGATTCTTCCGATGCACCGGAAATAATAAGCGGCGTTCGGGCTTCATCAATTAAGATACTATCGACTTCATCGACGATCGCGAAATTGAATTCCCGCTGAACATATTCTTCGAGGCTGAATTTCATGTTATCGCGAAGATAATCAAACCCAAACTCGTTGTTGGTGCCGTAAGTAATATCCTTCCCATAGGCATTGCGGCGTTCGTCGTCGTCCATGCCGTGTATAATAACGCCCACGGTCAATCCGAGGAAATGATAAATAGGACTCATCCATTCCGCGTCGCGGCGGGCCAGATAATCATTAACTGTTACGACATGGCATCCTTTGCCTTCCAGAGCATTCAGATACAGCGGCATCGTTGCGGCCAGCGTTTTGCCTTCCCCTGTTTTCATTTCCGCAATTTTGCCTTCATGCAAAGCAATTCCGCCGATAACCTGCACATCAAAAGGCCGCATCATCAGCGTTCTGCGCGACGCTTCTCTGGCTACCGCAAACGCTTCCGTCAGGATATCGTCAAGCGTTAATCCGTTTTTAAGCTTTTCCCTGAAATAGAGTGTCTTGTTCTTTAATTCGGCGTCACTAAGTGACATCAGTTCGGTTTCAAAACCGTTAACTTCGTTCAGCAGTATGGATAATCGTTTTAATTCACGATCATTTTTTGTTCCCACTATCTTTTTGAGAATTGCATCCAGCATCTTTCACCTTCAAAAAAAAACCGGTTTTTACCGGCGGATTTTAACACATTTAATCATTTAAAAAAAACAACAATCTATTGGGGAAATAATTTACCCGGATATTTAAACGCTTCAGTTACCCGCCCGGGACCGACGTTTAAGAATATTAATGCAGATCCGTTGATTATTTCAAGTATTTTCTTGGATTGACCGGAACATTATTCACATAGACACCGTAATGGAGATGCGTTCCGGTACTCCGACCGGTATCGCCGACATAGCCCAGCACGTCACCCCTTTTAATCCGGAGACCTTGTTTTGCAGCTATCTTTGATAAATGCGCATAACTGGAGGAAACACCGTGCCCATGATCAATTCTCACAATGTGGCCATCATCGGAACGATAGGCAGCCTCAATAACAAGTCCATCAGCCGGAGCGGTGACTTCTTTTCCCATTCTTGTTGCAATGTCCAGACCTTTATGAAACTCGGTTCCCTTCCCGAAAGGATTGTCCCGCAAGCCAAATTCTGAGGTAACCCACCCTCTGACCGGCCACAGAGAAGGCGTAGCAGCCAGAAGAGATTTTTGTTCCCGAAGAAATTTTAAAAGTTCATTAAAGCTTAACTCTCTTTCGTTGGCATCATCATTTAACTGACTGATGCTGTTACGCATGCCGGAAATAAGTTTTTCACGATCCTGATCAATCAACTCTTTTAATCTGATCTGCTCGTTGTTCGAGCCTCCGATACCCAATGGAATTTTTTTATCCCGTCCGACCTGATTTATTGCCAATATTCGTATTTTTTTATCGAATTGTTTAAATTCTTCCATCCGATCGGCAAATTGATCGACCTTTAAGGCTAAATCATTGATCTCCTTTGATTGCTGGGCTGTCTGTTGTCTGAGGCGCGAGAGTTCTGCCCGATCTCTTTTAATGCTGGCGTAATCGTAAATAACATAAGAGGTTAAGAGGACAGCCAGAATGGAACCAACGAAAAGTCCTCGCACCAAATTACTCGAAAGAGAAATCTTTGTCACTGCGCTCTTTCTACGGGGAATAATCATCAGTGTAAAGAAATTATCAGACATCTTCCTCCTCAGGAACCGAAGCTAAAAAAACAAATGTCAGGCCACAAAGTTTCCGATACCTAACATAGAGGAAAATCAAAGTCAAGCATAAGTAGCGGGGTCTCTCATCGCCAATCAACCATTATTTATTAATGAATTTAATATATTATCTTATCAGCGCCCCCTGACTTATATGGCGCAGGGAGAATGCCTGCCCGGCAGCAAATCCATTTTATGCTTTCGTTTGACAAAAAGGTCAAGGTTCAGATCAGCTTTCATTTCTTCCAGCCTCACAATCCTTATCCCCATCGCCAAGCTGTTCTTCAAAAGTCTCCTGAACTTTTCTTCAAAAATTCCACCCTCCACTTCGGCATGAACCGGAAGAACATGATGGCTTGCATCGTTCATTAAACCGCCGATGATGGATACGTCTTTTTGAGGATCAAGCTCTTCAAAACACGGCAGATCGGATGGTATTTCCGGAATATTGAGTTCTTCGTGAATAAAAGGCGTCTTTGCCCGCGTGCAGCTGAGGTATTCAAAATGATAGTTTTGAAGAGTTTTTAAAACGCGATCATCAATCAGCCAGGATGGCGCTCCAAACGCGGTGGGTTTTTTTCCTGTCAACTTTTCAAACCCGCTTATCCCCGATTCAAACCAGCGCTCAATCCATTGTTCTGATTTTTTAGGCAGTTCATCCTGCCAGCGGCGGTGATCCCAGGCATGAAACTGCACCTCATGGCCTTCATGGATGATTTGATGAACGATATCCGGGAAGGACAATGCAATCATCGGCGCAGGCAACAGCGTGCCGTACAAAGCGGTTTTCCATCCATAAAGACTGGCGGCTTTTGTTCGCAGCATTTTTTTCAGGAAAAGCGGATTTTTAATAAGCTGTAGCGCGGCGCGCCCCGAGTTATCAGGTCCGATGCTTAAGAAAAAAGTCCCCTTGACGTGGAAATCTTTTAATACCTGCAAAAGACGGGGAACGCCATTTTTCATACCCCAATAGGTATCTACATCAATTTTTAGCCCGAGCATTCCCATAAGATATTCCGTTTGAAGCAGCGAAAAAGGCCCTGCTTTTATTTTTCTTCCAAAAACGAATTAAGCGTCAGCCGCATGGATTCCTTCAAGTCGACTTTCGGTTCCCATTGAAGAAGATTTCTGGCCTTCTCGATGCTTGGCTTGCGTGTATAAATATCCTGATAACCTTTTCCGTAGAAAGTGTCGGCGGGGACTTCAACAATATCGGAATAGGTCGAATCATTTTTATGGTCGGGATGCTCTTTGAATAATTGTTTGAGAATATCCGCCAGTTCCTTTACCGAACACTCATTGTAGGGATTGCCGATATTGATGATTTGATTTTTACAGACATCATTTTTGTTTTCCAGAATTTTCATGAGTGCTGCAATACCGTCATCTACATAAGTAAAGCAGCGTTTCTGCTGACCGCCGTCGACCAGATTAATCGGTCGCTTCAGGAGTAATTCGGCGATAAATTGGGTGACGACGCGGGAACTTCCTTCTTTGGCCGTATCCAGAGAATCCAGTTTGGGTCCGATCCAGTTGAACGGTCGAAAAAGCGTGAATTCAAGATGGCCCCGCGTGCCGTATCCGTAAATAACACGATCCAGCAATTGCTTGCAGCAGGAGTAAATCCAGCGTTCTTTGGCAATGGGTCCCACCACCAGATAGCTTTCGTCTTCCTTGAATTCCGGATCGGTGCAAGCCCCATAGACTTCCGACGTGGAGGGAAATACAACACGCTTATGATACTTTACGCATTGTTTGATAATGTTGATATTCATTTCAAAATCCAGGTTGTAAACGCCGATCGGATCTTCCACATAAGCTTTCGGCGTGGCGATAGCCACCAAAGGCATGATCACATCACATTTTTTGATATGATATTCGATCCACTCCTTGTTGATGGAAATATCGCCTTCCAGGAAATTGAAACGCGGATTATTCAGCGCAGCGCCAATCCGCTCCGTGCCCAAATCCATTCCGAATACCTGCCAATCGGGCCTTTCGGCCAGTATTCTGTTAACCAGATGGTGTCCGATAAAACCGTTTACGCCCAGTATTAATATCTTCATTTAAGTTTAATCACCTTTCTCGTTTTAAAGTATTCACAAATCTGCGATTCAATCATTCTTTTTCCGGATATTTCAACATCCAAAAGCCTTATAGCATCAATGCCTGTTTTCACAAGAACATCCTGTCCTGATATTTCAACATCGCCCGGCTCGTTTCCAAAGGATAATGCCGCGGGCTCCGCCCGCCAGACAATAATCTTTTCATCATTTTCCAGCAGGGAAAACGCCCCCGGGTAAGGGTTTGTCACCGCGCGGATCAGATTGTAAATCTCGACCGCTGATTTCGTCCAGTCGATGCGGCCGTCCTCCGGACGCCTGCCGCCGTAATAACTTCCCCGTGTCAAATCCTGTTTGCGGCTCGGGATTTGACCGGTTTTAATCACCGGCAGCAAATTATTCAAAAGCTGTCCTGCCGCCGCACAGAGTTTATCATACAGCGTCCGTGCGGTATCCTGAAAATCGATGTTGACTTCCTGCTGCCCGACGATATCACCGGCATCAGGCTTGTCAACCATGAAATGGAGCGTTACCCCCGTCTGATGCTCACCTTTAACCAGCACCCAGTTTACCGGACACCTCCCACGGTATGCAGGAAGGAGCGATCCATGAAGATTCATGGCACCCAGACGTGGAATATCGAGAATGGCCCGGCCGATCATTTTCCGGTAATATACAGAAAAAATGACGTCCGGTTTCAGGGATGCTATTTTATCTACCCACTCCGGCGAATTGATACTTTCCGTAGTATAACAGGGAATATCATGTTTCAGCGCCCAGTCCTTCACGGAACCGAACCAGCAGTTTTCCTGAGGATCGTCTTCATGGGTAAAAATAGCGGCAATTTCAAAATCATGCTGAAACAGGGCATCAAGTCCCGCAATTCCCATATTGTGATAGGCTAAAACAACTGCTTTCATGCGTCCTCTTTGGCCTGATAAATATTTTCAATGACAAATTCAGGTCTCTTACGGACTTCGCGGTAAATTCTGCCGATATATTCTCCGATGACACCCAGAGCAAAAAACTGCAAACCGACAAAGACAAACAAAATAGCAAATAGCGTAAAGATACCTTCAGCCGCCCAGCGGGCGCCGTAAACCAGACGGGCTACAGCCAGTACGGCACCAAAGCACACCCCCAGCAAGGACATGAAAATGCCGCCGTACATAATCAATTTCATCGGCAAATCCGAAAAAGACGCCACTAAATCGAACTGGAGGTTAATAAGCTTTCTCAAAGGATAATTGGATTTACCGCCGAACCGCTCCTCATGGGCCACTTCAATTTCCGTCACGCGTTTGGCAAAAACAGTCGCCAATGCCGGAATAAAAGTCGCCTGTTCATGGCAGGCGATCATCCGTTCAACCACGGGACGGCTATAGGCCCGCAACATGCATCCCCAGTCCCGCATACTGACACGGGTTATTTTTCTCGCGACCATATTGACAATTTTTGACGGGAATATTCTCAGGAAAGAATCCTTGCGCCCCTTTCTGATGGTGCCGACAACATCATAGCTCCCCTGCTCCATCACGGAAACCAGGTTCGGTATCTCTTCCGGAGGATTCTGCAAATCCGCATCCATCGTTACAATGATATCGCCGCGCACCACAGAAAATCCCGCCATAATGGCCGCATGCTGTCCATAATTCCTGGTCAGTTCCACAACCCTCACAAAAGGATTCGACGCATATTCCTTCAGAAGCGCAAGCGAATTGTCACGGCTTCCGTCGTCAATCAGGATAATCTCGAAGCTTTTTCCCAGATTCTTCATAACAGGCATCAGTCTGCCCATCAAGGCCGCCAGATTTGCCTCTTCGTTATAAACCGGTATAACAATCGAAATCTGAACCTTAGACATTTTTCAAAATCTCCTTTATTGCCGCGCAAACATATCGGACATCATCTTCCGTCATATCCGGAAATAAAGGCAAAGATATTATTTTATCCGCCGCCCGGCTTGTTTCGGGAAGCGACTCGGCCCTTACACCGTATCTTGTCTTCACGTAGGACAACTCATGCGCCGGAGTAAAGTGCAGGCCGTAGCCGATATTATAATCCGCCAGCTTCTGCATAAACGCATCCCGGGAAAAATCTTTTATTTTAATGATGAACAAATGCCAGGCATGGATATGATCGTACGGCGGCGCTTCCGGCAAATCCAGTCCGTTTAATCCCTGCAGGCCCTCAAGATAAAGCCGGGCTAATGCTTGACGGCGCGCATTAAATTCCTGCCATCGTTCTAGCTGCGCCAACCCGAGCGCTGCCAGCAGATCCGGCATATTATACTTGTAGCCCGGTTCCATAATGTCATAGGAGGGATCACCGCCTTTGCCATACCTTTTCCAAGCGTCTCTTTCTATTCCATGAAATCTCATCAGACGCAATTTTTTTTCTAAATCAGCATCACTGAGCGTAATCATCCCACCCTCGCCGGTTGTTATGTTTTTGATCGGATGAAAAGAAAAGATAGCGGCATGGCCGAAACCGCCGGCATGAATTCCCTTATAATAAGTCCCCACCGCATGAGCCGCGTCTTCGACAACCGTCAAATCGTGTTTGCGGGCAAGATGATTGATTTTATCCATATCCGCAGGAGCCCCGGCAAAATGAACCGGAATAATCGCTTTCGTTTTTGCTGATATTTTTTCTTCAATCAAATCACAATTGATATTGAGCGTATCGTATTCAACATCGACAAATACGGGTTTTGCCTGACGCAACGCTATCATATTGACGGTTGAGGCAAACGTCATGGACGGTGTGATGACTTCATCGCCCTGCTGCAGATTGAGAGCCGCCAGCATTAAATGCATACCGGCCGTAGCCGAGTTCAGTGTGACAGCCTGTTTGGCCCCGGTCAGCCCGCAGAACTTATCTTCAAATTCCTTACAAAGAGCGCCGGTGGTGATCCAGCCTGATTTCAGGCAGGCCACAACGCGGTTAATCTCAGAGTCACCAATGGACGGGCGGCTGAAAGGTAAAAAATCCTTCCGAATATTCATGGATCACTCATCCTTTAAAATTAATTTCTTATCCGTAAAATGTAAAACTCGCCATTTTCCCAGAGAATATCAACCTTCCAGGGCTTAGCCTGCAGTTCTTTGAGCAGGTTCGGACGCTGCGCAAGGCAGTAGATTTCTTTTTCCTGCTCGATTTTTTCATAGAAATCATGAACCGACAAGAAATATTTCTTTCTTTCCTCTGACGGCATTTTTGCAATGCCGTCACTCAACTCGCCAAAGTCTTCTATAATGGGCGTTCGAATCTTATTATAAAAATCAATCCCGTAATAATTAACCCGATACTGATAAAAGAGCTGACCCGGCGGAACATGTCTGGCAATTTCATCTCTGATGACCTGCGTACTGCGATAGGGTGAAAGAAAATCATTGAGCAGAAAAATGATGCTCGCCAAAAGTAAACAACAGAGCAGATAGACCGTTAAAAACCAGCCGCGGCGGTACTTGCGGGCAATCCAATCCGGAAGAAAAATCATCAGGACCACCGCTGACAGCGCCGGTATCATATAAAGCCACCAATAACCCGACGTCATAATGACCAGTCCCCGGTCAGGATCAGCATACCGCTTCAATACGGGCACCCCGAAAAGAGCGATCATGATGATCAGCGACTGAGTGAAAACCATCAGGCGATAGAATATCTTTTTATTGCCGGATGGCTCCGGCAATTCTTCTTCATAGTTGCGGAACAGGCCGCCGGCAAAAAGAGCCACCGGCATGAAAACGGGAATAATATAAGTTATAAGTTTTGAAGACGAAACGGAATAAAAGATAAAAATAAATAAAAACCACACGACTAATAATTTATTTTCATCCTTGCGATACAGCCACTCCGGAATTGCCTTGCGACGCCACGCCCGAATCAAGTACACGGACCAGGGAATCGTTCCGGCAATAATAATCGGCAAAAAGTAATAAAAGGGTTCCGTCTTGCCGTGCATTTGCGTTGTGAAGCGCAGGAAGTGCTCGCGCACGAAGAAAAACCAGAGGAAGTCCGCATTCTCTTTTTGCGCCAGATAAAGCCACGGACAAGCAACGGCCAGAAAGATCAGGATTCCCACAGGCGAAATCAGCTGCAATATTTGCCGCCACCTCCCGGCCCAGACGAGCCAGATCACCAATACGGCAAATGGAAAAACAACGCCGATAATCCCCTTTGTTAAAAAAGCCAGAGCGCAGGTAAAATAAAAAAAGTAGTACAGATATGGTTTCTTTTCCGAAGTTAAAGACAGGTAGCCCAGCCAGATGGACAGACATAAAAAGAAGGTTAAAGGCACATCCAGTATATTGAGCCGCCCCAGGATGAAAGGCAGGACGGATATGGTAAAAACAGCCGCCGCGTAAAGGCCGGCTTTTTCATCGCGAAAATGTCGCCCGATGAAAAAAGTCAGCAGGATACAGCCCCAGGCGCAAAGTCCCGTAAATAATCGCGCCGAAAAATCGTTTTCGCCCAGCATTCGAAAAGATAATGCCGTCATCCAATAAGCCAGCGGCGGTTTTTCCAGGTAAATGGTATTTTTGATGTGAGGCGTAACATAGTTGCCTGTTTGATTCATCGCGCTGGGAATTAAACTGTAGCGTGCTTCATCAGGTTCCATCAGCGGCATGACGCCCAGAAGCGCGATGTAAAGGATGAAAGGAATAATATAAAGAACGACGGCCTTTTTCATGATGTGTTCAATTCCCTTTTTCAATACGCAAGTTCTTTAAAATGAGACAGGAATATAGGCAAAATGCATTCAACTGTCAACAAAACAATACACGCCGGCCGGTAAAAACCTATTTCCTGAAGCCGTCATGTTTTGCTTGTGCAAAATCATCGATACATGCTAGTTTTTAAAAAATTTTTGATGACGATATGAATAAAATTATCAACCGTTACATATTTCGGGAAATCGCTTTCCCGTTTATCATTATCCTCTTTGTCTTGACATTTGTCCTGCTGATGGGGAAAATTCTTCAGATTATGGATCTGATGGTCAATAAAGGGATCAATGTTCTGGACATCGGCCATCTGATCCTCCTGATCATGCCCAGTTTTATGCTGTTTACGATTCCCATCGCGCTTTTAGTCTCCATTCTCGTCGCGATGGGCAGATTTTCCGCAGACAACGAAATTACGGCTCTCAAGTCGTCAGGCGTCAGTTTAATCCAGATGTATTTTCCCGTGGCCATTACCTCTTTGCTGGCTTTCGTTTGCGCCATTATCATTGGAAATCTTTTTGTGCCTCAGTCTAATTTTGCCACCAAGAAACTTCTTTTCGAACTGGCCTCACAAAACGCCAGCATTGGAATCAAGGAAAAGGTATTTAACGCGGATTTTAAAGACCTTCTTTTGTACGCCGATAAAATTCCGGCGGACGGCGGATACATGAAGGGCGTCATCATCTCGGACAACCGCGTTATCGGCGAACAAAATACGATCCTGGCTGATAAAGCTTTCCTGGTTGCCGATTCGAAATTGATGATCGTTAAGCTGCGGATGGAGAATGGCTCGATTCATACCGTAACGCCCGATTTCAAAAACTACCGGAAAGTTGATTTTAAAATCTACGACATCAACCTTGATCTATCCACAACGCTGTCTACTTTCACCGATGAAAAAAAGTCGAGCACGGACATGACCATGACGGAGCTCCTGGAACGGATGAAAAAGCCGGGACTGGATGATGCGACCATTCGTGAACTGGCTATCGAAGTGCACAAAAAATTTTCCATTCCTTTATCCTGTATTTTCTTCGGATTGCTGGCCCTGCCTTTGGGCATCACCAGCCACCGTGCCGTTAAATCCCGCGGTTTTGCAGTTGGCGTTATGATTGTCGCCGGTTATTACCTTTTACGTATCGGCGGCGAAGCGCTGGTGGAAACCGGCCGGCTCTCTCCAGTCATTGGCGTCTGGACACCGAACGTTATTTTTGCCTTGCTGGGTATTTATCTTTTTTATATGGCCAATCGAGAGATTTCTCTTGTCCACATCGCCTACGATCATTTTTGGCGCAACAAGTTGAAAAGTTGAGGACAAACCTTTGAAGCTGCTTGACAAATATATTCTCAGAGAATTTTTCAGATTTTTCCTCATAACCTGTATCACTTTCATCACACTTTATCTGATTATTGATTTTTTTGAAAAATTTCGGATGTTTATGAGCAACAAAGCAACGGCTGTGCAAATGGCGTCTTATTTTTTATATTCTATTCCTTTCATCATTTCGATGACCCTGCCGGTGGCAATTCTGCTGGCGACGCTGCTGACTTATAGCTTCTTATCCAAGTTCAGTGAAATCACGGCCATGAAAGCCAACGGCATCAGCCTTTACCGCATCGCTCTTCCCGTTTTAGCCGTGACGGCGATTGTATCCGTTTTTTTATTCTTTTTTACTGAACTGGCTACGCCGGCCTCCATCCAGAAGACCGAACATATTATCAAAGTTGATGTGCAGAAGCAGAAGACTCTGGGAGTTTTCAAACAAAATGAAATCTGGTACCGGGGCCATAACGCTATTTACAATTTTAAAATGTTTGACGTGGACAAGAATATTTTACGCGGCATTACTATCAATCAGTTGAATCCCGATTTCACGCTGAATACACGCATTGATGCCGAAAGAGCGGAATGGAAAAATAATCAATGGGTGTTCTTTAATCTTCTGATCGCTACTTTTAATCAAACCAATGTGCCATCCCTGCAATGGGCTAAAGAGAAAGTCATTGCTATCCCGGAACAACCGAACGATTTTAAAATTATTCAGAAGGACGCGGAAAGGATGGGTTATTTTGAGTTAAAGCGATATGTGAACAAAATACGGGCGGAAGGATATGATGTGTCCGGATACCTTGTCGATTTGAACGGGAAAATTGCCTTTCCGTTCGTTTGCCTGATCCTTGTTTTTATCGGCATGCCCTTTTCCGTTCGTTCGGAACGAAGCGGCGGCCTCATGCAGAGCTTGGCTATGGGCATATTTATAGGATTTTCTTACTGGATTGTCCATGCATTCAGCATGTCGCTGGGAAGGTCGGGAGCCCTGCCCGCTTTTGTGGCAGCCTGGGCTTCCAACATCCTTTTTGGCGGCCTGGCTGCGTATCTGTTCTATCGCATGAGAACTTGATGGCTCATATCAGGGCATCCCCGGAAGCGGGGATGTCCTGATATGAATAAGAAAATATTTAGTATCTGTAATATTCCGGCTTATATGGACCATCCACCGGCACGCCCAGATATTCGGCCTGCTTTTTCGTCAGC from the Deltaproteobacteria bacterium HGW-Deltaproteobacteria-6 genome contains:
- the lptG gene encoding LPS export ABC transporter permease LptG, which gives rise to MKLLDKYILREFFRFFLITCITFITLYLIIDFFEKFRMFMSNKATAVQMASYFLYSIPFIISMTLPVAILLATLLTYSFLSKFSEITAMKANGISLYRIALPVLAVTAIVSVFLFFFTELATPASIQKTEHIIKVDVQKQKTLGVFKQNEIWYRGHNAIYNFKMFDVDKNILRGITINQLNPDFTLNTRIDAERAEWKNNQWVFFNLLIATFNQTNVPSLQWAKEKVIAIPEQPNDFKIIQKDAERMGYFELKRYVNKIRAEGYDVSGYLVDLNGKIAFPFVCLILVFIGMPFSVRSERSGGLMQSLAMGIFIGFSYWIVHAFSMSLGRSGALPAFVAAWASNILFGGLAAYLFYRMRT